One genomic window of Solanum dulcamara chromosome 10, daSolDulc1.2, whole genome shotgun sequence includes the following:
- the LOC129869776 gene encoding uncharacterized mitochondrial protein AtMg00860-like, with translation MNPLKCAFGVAFGKFLGFIVGHQGIEIDQAKVYAILKMPEPQNIHELKSLQGKFAYLRRFISNLARRCQPFSHLMKKGAPFKWDQTCSNAFESLKEYLVKPPILEAPIPKKPLILSLLLKLNDDIK, from the coding sequence ATGAATCCATTgaaatgtgcctttggagttgCTTTTGGCAAGTTTCTAGGCTTTATTGTGGGACATCAAGGGATTGAGATTGATCAAGCTAAAGTTTATGCTATCTTGAAGATGCCCGAgcctcaaaatattcatgagctaaaAAGTCTTCAAGGAAAGTTTGCCTACTTGAGAAGGTTCATCTCGAATCTAGCCAGAAGATGCCAACCATTTAGCCATCTTATGAAGAAGGGTGCTCCTTTCAAGTGGGACCAAACATGTAGCAATGCCTTTGAAAGTCTCAAAGAATATCTGGTGAAGCCTCCAATTCTAGAAGCCCCTATACCTAAAAAGCCATTGATACTCTCTTTATTACTTAAGCTGAATGATGACATCAAATGA